Within Planococcus citri chromosome 2, ihPlaCitr1.1, whole genome shotgun sequence, the genomic segment atgtcaaaaatgtatAAAGAAATCCGAAAAATGGTGTTGAATAGTTTTGATCCCTTTACATGGTGGAAAAGTGCAACTTGTCCGcttcctcaaaaaataaaagtaaaaatgtaTACTTGGATTGGGCATTGGGCCCATCTTCATCACTTCATCAGGATAGCACTACTTAATGTTTTCGACACCCTCCCCCCTTCCTTCACGATGAAAAAGCAGAAACTTGGTCTCTCCCTGATCCCTGCGTTTCAAAAGATAAgtaaagtaggtctaggtacctaggtaaaagATGATttgatcttttgaaaaattaatttcatagtTAGGTATACCTAAGTTATACCGATTACCGTGGAGATAAAGGGCTAAAATTGCTCTACATATAGAAGTTGATTTCACCTTTACCTAGGTAGGGATATGGACTTGGTGTTggaactagaaagttcacaattttaagAACTTTGTctgataagtacctactacctacttggttacttctatttttaatttttttcatgtagatactaggtagtacctacatatatttagCAATTgacgttataatttttttaaaattgagggcCTCATTTCTCCGAAGATGAAAAGTTcccgtttcgtttcgtttgtcGTTTCCTCGTTTCTCGTTATGTTAACCCTCCCTACCCTTGCGATTCGTTGCCCGCAAAAtactgataaaaaattgataactcgTTGAAGACAAAGCTGGtgacaacaaaaattgaatgaaagaatttcaatttcggAAACAAGCTGTGTTTTACGtcgaaaaaacgatcaatttttcgggtattttgcGTGAATTCTTCCTCACAATACGTCGAAATGAGTCGAAATAAGAAATAACGTTTACTCTTGAATTCGTCAATATTACTGTCAAGTTACTatgacaatttgaaaatcagtattaCAAAAATGCGTTTGATATTTTCTTGGATTTATTGGACTTGTAGATCCTTTATTAAAGTGATACTAAGACGAATAACTAAATTATGTGAATTACAACGAATCTGCTACAGCACTTTATCTGGAGCCGATAGAAGTTTGCAAGTGGAATACTCTCTTCAACATTCGAAGCGAACTGCCGTCAGAGATATGATAAGGTACATGGACGAATTAAGCAGAGAGAGAAGAATCCGAGAACGTATCACCGAAGCTTTAAATTATTCTGTAATTCTAGTCATTACTTGTAAGAAAATTAATCCCAGGATACACGTGCAATTTGTCAAATCCTTTAGTAGATGTTTAGAGCATATTTGGGGATATAAGCAATTGATGCAAGAAGTCTGTGTTTTATCCCGAACACCTTATGATTCTGAAAATGAAGAACACGAGATGAAGTTACTCAAATTGTGGAACGCTCTGATGCCAGATACACCTCTACAATCTCGTGTTTCCAAACAGTGGCAAGATATCGGATTTCAAGGAAATGATCCAAAGACTGACTTCCGTGGTATGGGAATGTTGGGACTTGagaatttactattttttgctCAAGAATACAGTACTTACGCCAACATTGTATTAACGCACTCGTTACATCCTACCAGAGGTTATACATTTGCTGTTCTCGGAATCAATATTACCAACATGGCCTATCATTTACTATTAGATGGCACcgcaaaaacacatttttttaatatttcacatCGTATGCCTAATATCGAAGCGTTCCATCGTTTTTATTGTTacctttttttcgaatttgataaattctggaTGAAATCCAAACCCCAAGATATGATGGATTT encodes:
- the LOC135836503 gene encoding ELMO domain-containing protein 1, whose protein sequence is MRLIFSWIYWTCRSFIKVILRRITKLCELQRICYSTLSGADRSLQVEYSLQHSKRTAVRDMIRYMDELSRERRIRERITEALNYSVILVITCKKINPRIHVQFVKSFSRCLEHIWGYKQLMQEVCVLSRTPYDSENEEHEMKLLKLWNALMPDTPLQSRVSKQWQDIGFQGNDPKTDFRGMGMLGLENLLFFAQEYSTYANIVLTHSLHPTRGYTFAVLGINITNMAYHLLLDGTAKTHFFNISHRMPNIEAFHRFYCYLFFEFDKFWMKSKPQDMMDFNHIKQSFESEIRESLGHRDCILNIKNCVVETI